The following are encoded together in the Candidatus Fermentibacter sp. genome:
- a CDS encoding metal-dependent hydrolase: MPGKDAHALVGFAAGVAAIPACRRVLTTEPSPIEKGIAIIASMIGSCTPDWLEPADSPEHRGFCHSYIGGILVAAGTVKAVSELQKELEKLEAAFIWYRENRRPIPTEDLSLYQVLRCILCFVAGFSCGYESHLTLDCLTPKSLPLLGL; this comes from the coding sequence ATGCCAGGGAAAGATGCGCACGCTTTGGTGGGATTCGCCGCTGGAGTTGCTGCCATACCTGCGTGCAGGAGAGTTCTGACCACCGAACCGAGTCCGATCGAGAAAGGGATAGCGATCATCGCGTCGATGATAGGCTCTTGTACTCCTGATTGGCTCGAACCGGCAGACAGTCCTGAACACAGAGGGTTCTGCCACTCGTACATCGGTGGCATTCTCGTCGCTGCTGGAACCGTTAAGGCGGTTTCCGAGCTTCAAAAGGAGCTCGAGAAGCTCGAGGCGGCCTTTATCTGGTACCGAGAGAACAGAAGGCCGATCCCGACGGAAGACCTTTCGTTGTACCAGGTTCTTCGGTGTATCCTCTGTTTTGTAGCGGGGTTCTCCTGCGGATACGAATCCCATCTGACTCTCGACTGTCTGACTCCGAAGAGCCTGCCGCTGCTGGGGCTCTGA